A single Nocardioides bizhenqiangii DNA region contains:
- a CDS encoding Fur family transcriptional regulator: MVEVRRVQREASKPEDWRQALREKGYRLTPQRELILAAVDDLGHATPDEVLAHVQQHASTVNASTVYRTLEVLEELGLVRHAHLSDRAPTYHSTRGHEHFHLVCRGCHKVVSVSAEDAAPFVESLGTRHAFTPDLGHLTVFGQCHDCEGKP, from the coding sequence GTGGTCGAGGTGCGACGAGTGCAGCGCGAAGCCTCGAAACCGGAGGACTGGCGGCAGGCCCTCCGTGAGAAGGGCTACCGCCTCACCCCGCAACGCGAGCTGATCCTGGCGGCCGTGGACGACCTCGGCCATGCCACTCCCGACGAGGTGCTCGCCCACGTCCAGCAGCACGCGTCGACCGTCAACGCCTCCACCGTCTACCGCACGCTGGAGGTGCTCGAGGAGCTCGGGCTGGTCCGCCATGCCCACCTGAGCGACCGCGCGCCGACGTACCACTCCACCCGCGGGCACGAGCATTTCCACCTGGTCTGCCGCGGTTGCCACAAGGTCGTCTCGGTGAGTGCGGAAGATGCCGCGCCGTTCGTGGAATCCCTGGGTACCCGTCATGCGTTCACCCCAGACCTGGGGCATCTGACCGTGTTCGGCCAGTGCCACGACTGTGAAGGGAAACCATGA
- a CDS encoding FABP family protein codes for MAFEIPENLHPDCAPIAWMLGTWQGNGHGDYPTIDPFQFGQELIFQQDGRPFFHYLARSWIVDAEGNKVRDAAQETGFIRARPEGKVEVLLAHMTGFVEIWHGDAGDGKLEIVTDAVARTESAKEYVGGKRLYGNVEGDLLYAYDMAAMGQPLQPHLWARLRRHGG; via the coding sequence GTGGCCTTCGAGATCCCTGAGAACCTGCACCCGGACTGCGCTCCGATCGCCTGGATGCTCGGCACGTGGCAGGGAAACGGTCACGGTGACTACCCGACGATCGATCCGTTCCAGTTCGGTCAGGAGCTGATCTTCCAGCAGGACGGGCGTCCCTTCTTCCACTACCTCGCGCGCTCGTGGATCGTCGACGCCGAGGGCAACAAGGTCCGCGACGCGGCGCAGGAGACCGGTTTCATCCGGGCCCGGCCCGAGGGCAAGGTCGAGGTGCTCCTCGCGCACATGACCGGCTTCGTCGAGATCTGGCACGGCGACGCGGGCGACGGGAAGCTCGAGATCGTGACCGACGCGGTGGCCCGCACCGAGTCGGCCAAGGAGTACGTCGGCGGCAAGCGCCTCTACGGCAACGTCGAGGGCGACCTCCTCTACGCCTACGACATGGCCGCGATGGGGCAGCCGCTCCAGCCACACCTGTGGGCGAGACTCCGTCGACACGGTGGTTGA
- a CDS encoding DsrE family protein: MARELVVKVTCGTDAPERANQGFTVAATAAASGAAVSLWLTGEGAWLAVPGRAAELVLPLATPLPDLLASILELGSVTVCSQCAARREIGEADLLSGVRIAGAPVFVEEALREGAQALVY; this comes from the coding sequence GTGGCGCGCGAGCTGGTGGTCAAGGTGACGTGTGGGACCGACGCACCCGAACGCGCCAACCAGGGGTTCACGGTCGCGGCGACCGCGGCCGCGTCCGGCGCGGCGGTCTCACTGTGGCTCACCGGTGAGGGCGCCTGGCTCGCGGTCCCCGGCCGAGCCGCGGAGCTGGTGCTGCCGCTAGCGACGCCGCTCCCCGACCTGCTGGCCAGCATCCTCGAGCTCGGCAGCGTCACCGTCTGCTCCCAGTGCGCCGCGCGCCGCGAGATCGGGGAGGCCGACCTGCTGTCGGGCGTGCGCATCGCTGGTGCGCCGGTCTTCGTCGAAGAGGCCCTCCGCGAGGGTGCGCAGGCCCTCGTCTACTGA
- a CDS encoding SGNH/GDSL hydrolase family protein has product MRGSLVAAARQRFALPVVAVAVAAGLTACDDEPSRPSPVAHVLGEGDQYVALGDSYTAAVNTGPVATTNGCANSTVNYPHRIADATGMDLVDNSCGGATTDALTLPQPLGPDREHPPQLDDVDEDTDLVTIRLGANDDDMYLRIIQCAQFFGAEASGTPCADADAAKGEDALPLALADLEDSLVDGLEEIEARGPNARIIVIGYPHVIPEEGTCELLPLPADDYAYARRIIDGLNTALESAADEAGVTFIDMYAVSEGHDICGAEPWVAGAAIAPPGATAWHPYAAESQAVAELVLDELEEE; this is encoded by the coding sequence GTGAGAGGGTCGCTCGTCGCCGCCGCCAGGCAGCGTTTCGCCCTCCCGGTGGTTGCTGTCGCCGTGGCAGCCGGGCTCACCGCCTGCGACGACGAGCCGTCGCGGCCGAGCCCCGTCGCCCACGTCCTCGGCGAGGGCGACCAGTACGTCGCGCTGGGAGACTCCTACACCGCGGCGGTCAACACCGGGCCCGTGGCGACCACCAACGGCTGCGCCAACTCGACGGTCAACTACCCGCACCGGATCGCCGACGCGACCGGGATGGACCTCGTCGACAACAGCTGCGGCGGCGCGACGACCGACGCGCTGACCCTCCCGCAGCCTCTGGGGCCGGACCGCGAGCATCCCCCTCAGCTCGACGACGTCGACGAGGACACCGATCTGGTGACGATCCGGCTCGGGGCGAACGACGACGACATGTACCTGCGGATCATCCAGTGCGCTCAATTCTTCGGCGCGGAAGCCTCGGGCACCCCCTGCGCGGACGCCGACGCTGCGAAGGGCGAGGACGCCCTGCCGCTTGCCCTCGCCGACCTGGAGGACAGCCTGGTCGACGGGCTCGAGGAGATCGAGGCGCGCGGGCCGAACGCACGCATCATCGTGATCGGCTACCCGCACGTCATCCCGGAGGAGGGCACCTGCGAGCTGCTGCCATTGCCCGCAGATGACTACGCCTATGCGCGTCGGATCATCGACGGCCTCAACACGGCCCTCGAGTCGGCCGCGGACGAAGCCGGGGTCACCTTCATCGACATGTACGCGGTGAGCGAGGGCCACGACATCTGCGGCGCCGAGCCGTGGGTCGCGGGAGCGGCGATCGCCCCGCCGGGCGCGACCGCGTGGCACCCGTACGCCGCCGAGAGCCAAGCGGTCGCCGAGCTGGTCCTGGACGAGCTCGAGGAGGAGTAG